In Paenibacillus sp. BIC5C1, a genomic segment contains:
- the hisC gene encoding histidinol-phosphate transaminase: MQSLSTVPSPPVKDLLNQIPAYTPAKSMEQIRRELGLESVDRLAANENPFGSSPLAAEAVRSLGSDLLAQYPDSSSQLLRDKLAERLGVRTSQLVFGSGSFELLTLTAQAYLNPGEESLIPVPSFNWYKGATLLAGGVIHEVPLVNHSLDLEQFRQRINASTRIIWLCNPNNPTGTIFTADALLGLLEHVPSHVVVVLDEAYYEFAESEDYPDTVKLLEQYNNLIILRTFSKIYGLAGLRIGYGIGNESIIEGINRVKLPISLTVTSQAAASASLDDHEFVSHCLHYNRQGRETLMQSFEQWKLPYIPSETNFIMVDLLQDSGPITQKLLHRGISVRGGAEFGMPTWLRITIGTPEQIVRLIGELDSLLHSND, encoded by the coding sequence ATGCAATCCCTCTCAACCGTTCCCTCTCCTCCTGTTAAAGATCTGTTAAATCAAATTCCGGCTTATACACCTGCCAAATCCATGGAACAGATCCGGCGGGAATTGGGACTGGAAAGTGTAGATCGACTTGCAGCGAACGAGAACCCGTTTGGCTCTTCTCCCCTGGCAGCGGAAGCGGTCAGATCGCTGGGTTCCGATCTTTTGGCTCAATACCCCGATAGTTCCAGCCAACTGCTGCGTGACAAACTTGCGGAACGTCTGGGAGTGCGTACCTCCCAACTGGTATTTGGCAGTGGATCTTTCGAGCTCCTAACCCTTACCGCCCAAGCTTATCTTAATCCCGGCGAGGAATCACTCATTCCGGTGCCCTCCTTTAACTGGTATAAGGGCGCTACGCTGCTGGCAGGCGGGGTCATCCACGAAGTTCCGTTGGTCAACCATTCGCTGGATCTGGAGCAATTCCGGCAGCGGATCAATGCTTCTACCCGAATCATCTGGCTGTGCAATCCGAATAATCCAACCGGAACCATTTTCACGGCAGATGCCCTGCTCGGTTTACTCGAACATGTGCCCTCCCATGTCGTGGTTGTCCTGGACGAAGCGTATTATGAATTCGCGGAAAGTGAAGATTATCCTGATACGGTTAAGCTGCTGGAGCAGTATAATAATCTGATTATTTTGCGTACCTTCTCCAAAATATATGGACTGGCCGGCCTGCGAATTGGATATGGCATCGGGAATGAAAGCATCATTGAAGGCATTAACCGGGTCAAGCTGCCCATCAGTCTGACAGTCACATCCCAAGCCGCTGCTTCGGCCAGCCTGGATGATCATGAATTTGTTTCTCATTGCCTGCACTACAATCGTCAGGGACGGGAAACGTTAATGCAGTCCTTTGAGCAGTGGAAATTACCCTATATCCCTTCCGAAACAAATTTCATCATGGTGGATCTGTTGCAGGATAGTGGCCCAATTACCCAAAAATTGTTGCACAGAGGTATCTCTGTTCGCGGCGGTGCCGAATTCGGTATGCCTACCTGGCTTCGAATTACGATTGGTACACCTGAGCAGATTGTCCGTCTGATCGGTGAGCTTGATTCACTGTTACATTCAAACGATTAG
- a CDS encoding ATP-binding cassette domain-containing protein: protein MSTSQISPFLQVDRVQKSYDQRTILSDINVNVRQGEFVAIVGRSGCGKSTLLRLIAGLESPSSGSVMLGNRKLGSTAPETRFLFQEARLLPWKSVLDNVRLGIPDKNKDDARQSLRNVGLGEREGDWPGVLSGGQKQRVALARALASHPRLLLLDEPLGALDALTRIEMQQLIERLWVEEDLTVILVTHDVSEAVALADRVLLIEDGHITMDTRITLERPRVRDSGFAHFENLILNRLLTPPQETPQQIAQKQISFSI from the coding sequence ATGAGCACAAGTCAGATCAGTCCTTTTCTTCAAGTAGATAGGGTTCAGAAATCGTATGATCAGCGGACGATTCTATCCGACATCAATGTCAACGTAAGACAAGGGGAATTTGTAGCCATCGTTGGACGAAGTGGTTGTGGCAAAAGTACGTTGCTGCGTCTGATCGCCGGGCTGGAATCCCCCTCTTCCGGAAGCGTCATGCTGGGCAACAGAAAACTTGGCAGTACAGCACCCGAGACACGGTTTCTGTTTCAGGAAGCCCGACTGCTGCCTTGGAAATCCGTGCTCGACAATGTACGGCTGGGAATCCCCGACAAGAACAAGGACGATGCACGCCAGTCGCTTCGCAATGTAGGACTTGGAGAGCGTGAAGGTGACTGGCCGGGGGTATTATCTGGCGGACAAAAACAACGTGTCGCCTTGGCACGGGCACTCGCAAGTCATCCGCGCTTACTGCTGCTGGATGAACCGCTGGGTGCATTGGATGCATTGACCCGAATTGAGATGCAGCAATTAATCGAACGCTTGTGGGTAGAAGAAGATCTGACTGTCATTCTGGTCACGCATGATGTCAGTGAGGCGGTTGCGCTGGCTGACAGGGTGCTGTTAATCGAGGATGGTCATATCACGATGGATACACGAATTACGCTGGAGCGTCCACGTGTTCGGGACAGCGGGTTTGCCCATTTTGAAAATCTTATTCTAAATCGCTTGTTGACTCCTCCACAAGAGACACCACAGCAGATAGCCCAGAAACAGATATCATTCTCGATCTAA
- the thiE gene encoding thiamine phosphate synthase has protein sequence MRPLDAEAVRLAMQVYLVMGSVNTTRDPVEVLRQAIAGGITLFQFREKGTGALVGEARITLAMRLREVCSQHGIPFIVNDDVELAVAVEADGIHVGQNDADAALVRARIGEGRMLGVSAHSAEEARRAVQAGADYLGVGPMYPTRSKADAHAVLGPAGVAELRAAGIAVPVVGIGGITPDTTAAVMAAGADGVAVISAIAGAADVRAAAAKFAAAVRGMQA, from the coding sequence ATGCGCCCTCTGGATGCAGAAGCAGTACGGCTTGCGATGCAGGTGTATTTGGTCATGGGCAGCGTGAATACGACGCGTGACCCGGTGGAGGTGCTGCGCCAGGCCATTGCTGGCGGCATTACGCTGTTCCAGTTCCGGGAAAAAGGAACTGGCGCTCTGGTTGGCGAAGCCCGCATCACGCTTGCGATGCGGCTTCGCGAGGTATGCAGCCAGCACGGGATACCGTTCATCGTGAACGATGATGTGGAGCTGGCTGTGGCGGTGGAGGCCGACGGCATCCATGTCGGCCAGAACGATGCGGACGCGGCGCTGGTACGCGCCCGCATCGGAGAAGGGCGGATGCTTGGCGTATCCGCCCACTCCGCGGAGGAAGCCCGCCGTGCGGTGCAGGCGGGCGCCGACTATCTTGGCGTCGGGCCCATGTACCCGACGCGGTCCAAAGCGGATGCCCACGCTGTGCTGGGCCCCGCTGGGGTAGCGGAACTGCGCGCCGCAGGCATCGCAGTTCCGGTGGTAGGTATCGGCGGCATTACGCCCGATACCACGGCCGCCGTGATGGCGGCAGGAGCCGACGGCGTAGCCGTCATCTCCGCCATTGCGGGCGCGGCCGATGTACGCGCAGCGGCTGCGAAGTTCGCTGCAGCGGTGCGCGGGATGCAGGCGTAG
- a CDS encoding ABC transporter permease codes for MRYGNLRDSMKDSIRGWLARYGLFFLLMLLLLVIWEWVVRMGWVPSFIIPAPTAIARSLYEHRHLLLATHLPATLMEVAVGFGLSIVAGIVLATGMHMNRSIEKALYPFIVISQTIPLIALSPVFILWFGYTLWSKVAVVFLIAFFPIVVSTYDGLRQGDPEQRELLLTMGASKWDIFRKLQIPLALPSFFSGLKMSVVYCVVGATIGEWLGGSKGLGYFSRRMSSNMNTDAMFAAIVLLSLLGIALFVLIAWMERRFGTSRRHAGRRKAG; via the coding sequence ATGCGATACGGTAACTTGAGAGACAGCATGAAGGATAGCATAAGAGGTTGGCTTGCCCGTTATGGTCTGTTTTTTTTGCTCATGCTCTTGCTGCTTGTCATCTGGGAGTGGGTTGTGCGTATGGGATGGGTGCCTTCCTTCATCATTCCAGCCCCGACGGCGATTGCCCGTTCGCTGTATGAGCATCGCCACCTCTTGTTGGCTACACATCTGCCTGCTACCTTGATGGAGGTTGCCGTTGGTTTTGGCTTGTCCATTGTTGCCGGAATTGTACTTGCAACTGGTATGCATATGAATCGGTCGATTGAAAAAGCGTTATATCCCTTCATCGTGATCAGTCAGACGATCCCGCTGATTGCCCTATCCCCCGTCTTCATCCTGTGGTTTGGCTACACCTTGTGGAGTAAAGTTGCGGTGGTGTTCCTGATTGCATTTTTCCCCATAGTGGTGAGCACCTACGATGGCCTGCGTCAGGGTGATCCGGAGCAGCGTGAACTGCTGCTGACGATGGGGGCCAGCAAGTGGGATATTTTTCGCAAACTCCAGATTCCACTTGCCCTTCCCTCCTTCTTTTCGGGACTGAAAATGTCTGTGGTGTATTGTGTGGTCGGTGCAACGATCGGTGAATGGCTCGGTGGAAGCAAGGGCCTTGGTTACTTCAGCCGCAGAATGTCGAGCAATATGAACACGGATGCCATGTTCGCCGCCATCGTGCTGTTATCCCTGCTTGGTATCGCCCTGTTTGTACTCATTGCATGGATGGAGAGAAGATTCGGTACATCACGGCGGCATGCAGGTAGAAGAAAAGCTGGATAA
- a CDS encoding ferritin-like domain-containing protein, which produces MYYVPYYRNDNMLLAQISKAINGESSAIACYAKLAELAPSEVEKARILEIRLDELEHLQKFSAIYVSLTGTQPTVQISPDCPSEYFAGIDYAFNDEQNTVEFYSQVADQANDPYIKESFRRAATDEQRHAVWFLYYLTKHKSKTSFENSPMTK; this is translated from the coding sequence ATGTACTATGTTCCCTATTACCGGAATGACAATATGCTGTTAGCGCAAATTTCCAAAGCTATTAATGGAGAATCCTCAGCAATTGCCTGTTACGCAAAACTGGCAGAATTAGCTCCCTCAGAAGTGGAAAAAGCACGTATTCTGGAGATACGTCTTGATGAATTAGAACATCTTCAAAAATTCTCCGCCATTTATGTTTCGTTAACAGGTACGCAACCTACGGTCCAAATTTCTCCGGATTGTCCATCAGAGTATTTCGCGGGTATAGATTATGCTTTTAATGATGAGCAAAACACGGTTGAGTTTTACTCACAAGTCGCAGATCAAGCAAATGACCCTTACATTAAGGAATCGTTTCGACGTGCAGCAACGGATGAGCAGAGGCATGCCGTCTGGTTCCTGTATTACTTAACAAAGCATAAGTCAAAAACATCTTTTGAGAATTCTCCTATGACCAAATAA
- a CDS encoding MerR family transcriptional regulator codes for MAMKVKEVAELVGISVRTLHHYDEIGLLTPDEVTSAGYRLYSDANLEMLQQIIFFKELDFSLKDIKEIINNPSFDREEALNMHRLILLEKRKRLDQMIATIDKSVQHVRGEIKMTAKEQFEGFNFSHNPYEQEARERWGDQAVDQANQKLQNQSPGEQKALSDQMNSIYTRLAAIRHTDPNSAEAQAGISEWYNYLNNMGNYSPEAFRGLGQMYVDDERFTRNIDQFGDGLAVFMRDAMAAFADQNS; via the coding sequence ATGGCCATGAAAGTAAAAGAAGTCGCCGAACTTGTCGGGATCAGTGTGCGCACACTGCATCATTATGATGAGATCGGACTGTTAACACCGGACGAAGTGACTTCTGCCGGATATCGACTGTATTCAGATGCCAATCTGGAAATGCTGCAGCAGATTATATTTTTTAAAGAACTCGATTTCTCTCTGAAAGATATCAAGGAGATTATAAACAATCCATCGTTCGATCGAGAAGAAGCTCTAAATATGCATCGCCTTATTTTGCTGGAGAAACGCAAGCGGTTGGACCAAATGATCGCCACCATTGATAAATCGGTTCAACACGTGAGAGGAGAAATTAAGATGACAGCCAAAGAACAATTTGAAGGGTTTAATTTCAGTCATAATCCGTATGAGCAGGAAGCGCGGGAACGTTGGGGAGACCAAGCAGTGGATCAGGCTAATCAAAAGTTACAAAACCAGTCTCCTGGGGAGCAAAAAGCTCTATCCGATCAAATGAATTCAATCTACACTCGACTTGCAGCAATTCGTCACACGGATCCAAACTCTGCCGAAGCTCAAGCCGGAATCTCGGAATGGTACAACTATCTGAACAATATGGGCAATTATTCTCCTGAAGCCTTCAGAGGGTTGGGCCAAATGTACGTAGACGACGAACGTTTTACACGTAATATTGATCAATTCGGTGATGGCTTGGCTGTATTTATGAGGGATGCCATGGCTGCGTTTGCTGATCAGAACAGTTAA
- the thiD gene encoding bifunctional hydroxymethylpyrimidine kinase/phosphomethylpyrimidine kinase, translating into MSIAQALTIAGSDNGGGAGIQADLKTFQELGVYGMTVITAIAAQNTTGVQGVFPIPYDGIAQQLDSTGDDFHPTAVKTGMLYSAEIIKLVAEKWQQYGWSNLVIDPVMVAKGGAPLLQQEAVQALITELLPHALITTPNIPEAELLTGMSIMNLSQREEAARRIVQMGSTYALVKGGHDEGSGMIVDVLYDGQSFHYLENVRVVTRHTHGTGCTYSAAITAELAKGSTVLAAVITARAFIQAAIEDELGIGAGHGPTNHFAYQRRLRGEQ; encoded by the coding sequence ATGAGTATTGCGCAGGCTTTAACGATTGCTGGTTCCGATAACGGTGGCGGGGCCGGAATTCAAGCAGACCTGAAGACCTTTCAGGAGCTCGGTGTATACGGCATGACTGTAATTACAGCCATTGCTGCCCAGAATACAACAGGTGTGCAGGGCGTCTTCCCTATTCCTTACGATGGTATCGCTCAACAATTGGATTCGACCGGTGATGATTTTCATCCTACAGCCGTGAAGACGGGCATGCTCTATAGTGCCGAAATCATTAAACTGGTTGCCGAGAAATGGCAGCAATATGGCTGGTCCAATCTGGTCATCGATCCGGTTATGGTTGCCAAAGGAGGCGCTCCCCTGCTACAGCAGGAGGCCGTTCAAGCGCTAATTACAGAGCTGCTGCCTCATGCACTGATCACGACCCCGAATATTCCGGAAGCCGAGCTTCTTACTGGAATGTCTATTATGAATTTGAGTCAGCGCGAAGAAGCTGCAAGACGAATCGTGCAGATGGGCTCCACGTATGCTTTGGTGAAAGGTGGTCATGATGAGGGGAGTGGCATGATTGTCGATGTGCTTTATGATGGGCAGTCTTTTCACTATTTGGAGAATGTTCGGGTGGTGACAAGGCATACCCATGGAACGGGTTGTACGTATTCCGCGGCCATTACTGCCGAATTGGCGAAGGGCTCAACTGTACTGGCTGCCGTCATCACCGCGCGAGCATTCATTCAGGCAGCCATCGAAGATGAGCTGGGGATTGGGGCCGGACATGGACCGACGAATCATTTTGCGTATCAGCGCAGACTGCGGGGTGAACAGTAA
- a CDS encoding deoxynucleoside kinase produces the protein MKSAPFIAVEGPIGAGKTTLATMLSQELNLPLVKEIVEENPFLASFYQDIDEWSFQLEMFFLCNRFKQLEDTGAHYIKKNTPVISDYHIYKNMIFADRTLKGTKRDKYRQIYHLLTDDLPKPNLVLYIEAELDTLMNRINKRGRSFEQDMDPAYMEQLIADYKTGMAYLAGSPNPPIIIKVNAEQLDFVEYPEHFKQIVNQVKEYIT, from the coding sequence ATGAAATCAGCCCCGTTTATTGCCGTGGAGGGTCCGATTGGTGCGGGGAAAACAACGTTGGCAACGATGCTTTCTCAGGAACTGAACCTTCCGCTGGTCAAGGAAATTGTAGAAGAGAATCCCTTTTTGGCTTCCTTCTATCAGGATATAGATGAGTGGAGCTTCCAGCTTGAGATGTTTTTCCTCTGTAACCGGTTCAAGCAACTGGAAGACACAGGTGCGCATTATATTAAGAAGAATACACCCGTCATTTCGGACTATCATATCTATAAAAATATGATTTTTGCTGATCGTACCTTAAAGGGAACGAAACGGGACAAATACCGTCAAATCTATCATCTCTTAACGGATGATCTGCCGAAACCCAATCTGGTGCTCTATATTGAGGCTGAACTCGATACATTGATGAACCGGATCAACAAACGTGGACGGTCTTTTGAACAGGATATGGACCCGGCTTATATGGAGCAGTTAATTGCAGATTATAAAACAGGTATGGCCTACCTGGCTGGCAGCCCGAATCCGCCAATAATTATTAAGGTGAATGCGGAGCAACTTGATTTTGTAGAGTATCCCGAACATTTCAAACAGATTGTTAATCAGGTAAAGGAGTATATCACATGA
- a CDS encoding deoxynucleoside kinase, protein MNNYGIPTNALITVAGTVGVGKSTLTAALAERLSFKTSLEQVDHNPYLEKFYHDFERWSFHLQIYFLAERFKEQKKIFELGGGFVQDRSIYEDTGIFAQMHADQGTMSATDFETYSSLFEAMVMTPYFPHPDVLIYLEGSLPSILNRITERGREMEIQTDRSYWEHMHERYSVWINQFTACPVLRLNIDEYDVNDPASVDAILAQIAAVINPSKRA, encoded by the coding sequence ATGAACAACTATGGCATTCCGACGAATGCATTAATTACGGTAGCAGGTACCGTTGGGGTGGGCAAATCCACGCTAACAGCGGCACTAGCAGAGCGATTAAGCTTCAAGACTTCTCTTGAGCAAGTCGACCATAATCCATATCTGGAGAAGTTCTATCATGACTTTGAACGTTGGAGCTTCCATTTACAGATATACTTCTTGGCAGAGCGCTTCAAGGAACAGAAGAAAATCTTTGAATTGGGCGGCGGATTTGTACAGGATCGTTCTATTTATGAGGATACAGGTATCTTTGCGCAAATGCATGCAGATCAGGGCACAATGTCGGCTACGGATTTTGAGACGTACAGCAGTTTGTTTGAAGCGATGGTAATGACACCTTATTTCCCTCATCCTGACGTACTGATTTACCTGGAAGGTAGTCTGCCATCCATTCTGAATCGAATTACGGAACGCGGACGGGAGATGGAAATCCAGACGGACCGTTCCTACTGGGAGCATATGCATGAGCGCTATTCGGTATGGATTAATCAGTTTACGGCCTGTCCAGTACTGCGTTTGAACATCGATGAGTATGATGTGAATGACCCAGCATCGGTGGATGCCATTTTGGCGCAGATTGCTGCTGTCATCAATCCTTCCAAGCGAGCTTAA
- a CDS encoding ABC transporter permease subunit, producing MRSKTFNRAWFNQFIPFVVPLLILALWQWLTASGVVAANILPRPAQVLEAFIRLLGNGELLNNISISARRALGGFIIGGGLGFLLGVLNGISSLAEKIADSSVQMIRNIPHLSLIPLVIVWFGIGEEAKLFLVSLGVFFPVYLNTFHGIRSVDPGLIEMGKVYGLSRWSLYKDIILPGALPSILVGIRYALGIMWLTLIVAETVAADAGIGYMAMNAREFMQMDVIVLSILLYALLGKLSDTIAKWLERRWLRWNPALSRK from the coding sequence GTGCGGTCCAAAACCTTTAACCGGGCATGGTTTAACCAGTTCATTCCTTTTGTTGTACCACTACTCATTCTTGCTCTGTGGCAATGGCTGACTGCATCCGGAGTTGTTGCAGCCAATATTTTGCCCCGTCCCGCTCAGGTACTGGAGGCCTTCATTCGTCTGCTTGGTAACGGTGAACTACTGAACAATATCAGTATTAGTGCCAGACGAGCTTTGGGAGGATTCATCATTGGTGGGGGGCTGGGTTTCCTGCTGGGAGTGCTGAACGGCATCTCCTCCCTTGCGGAAAAGATCGCAGACTCCTCGGTGCAGATGATCCGTAACATTCCGCATCTGTCCTTGATCCCCCTCGTTATTGTGTGGTTCGGGATCGGTGAAGAAGCCAAATTATTTCTCGTTTCCCTGGGTGTATTCTTTCCGGTATATCTGAATACGTTCCACGGCATACGATCGGTCGATCCCGGTCTGATTGAAATGGGAAAAGTATATGGCCTCAGCCGTTGGTCCCTTTATAAAGACATTATCCTGCCTGGTGCACTGCCTTCCATTCTGGTGGGCATTCGTTACGCACTTGGCATTATGTGGCTGACCCTTATCGTAGCCGAGACGGTTGCGGCGGATGCGGGGATTGGCTACATGGCGATGAACGCGCGGGAATTCATGCAGATGGATGTAATCGTCTTAAGCATTCTGCTATATGCCCTGCTGGGCAAACTGTCCGATACCATCGCCAAATGGCTGGAACGGCGCTGGCTGCGCTGGAACCCGGCTCTATCCCGCAAGTAA
- a CDS encoding ABC transporter ATP-binding protein, translating to MNNDITIHNMSYAFPGKRDSPVLSNVSMRVAKGEFVSLIGSSGSGKSTLFKLLAGLLEPTHGTIDIPWVQEGKRLGQVAYMPQKDLLLSWRTVMENCILPSELTPGRQDKVRIRADILAGLDRFGLSGHANAYPNELSGGMRQRVALLRTLLTGGQLMLLDEPFGALDALTKREMHRWLLELWEGMGKTVLFITHDIEEALLLSDRIILLTPGGQGQQLQDLTVPLARPRHSDMIYEPALVQMRRLLEEQLHAIR from the coding sequence ATGAATAACGACATAACCATTCACAACATGAGCTACGCTTTCCCGGGAAAAAGGGATTCCCCCGTGCTCTCCAATGTGTCGATGCGTGTAGCCAAAGGCGAATTTGTCTCGCTCATCGGTTCCAGCGGCTCCGGCAAAAGTACCCTGTTCAAGCTGCTGGCAGGCTTGCTTGAGCCAACACACGGAACCATTGACATTCCTTGGGTTCAAGAAGGAAAGCGACTGGGGCAGGTGGCCTACATGCCACAAAAGGACCTCCTTTTATCCTGGAGAACCGTCATGGAGAATTGCATACTCCCCTCTGAACTTACTCCAGGTCGGCAGGATAAGGTAAGGATACGAGCGGACATTCTGGCTGGTCTCGACAGATTTGGCTTATCCGGCCACGCGAATGCTTACCCGAACGAGCTGTCAGGTGGTATGCGCCAGCGTGTCGCGCTGCTTCGCACTTTGCTGACAGGTGGCCAACTTATGCTGCTGGATGAACCATTCGGTGCACTCGATGCCCTGACCAAACGGGAGATGCATCGCTGGCTACTGGAGCTCTGGGAAGGCATGGGCAAAACCGTGTTGTTCATCACACATGACATTGAAGAAGCCCTGCTGCTCAGTGATCGGATTATCCTGTTAACTCCGGGGGGCCAAGGCCAACAGCTGCAGGATCTGACGGTACCTTTGGCACGTCCAAGACATTCGGACATGATCTACGAACCGGCTCTCGTTCAGATGAGACGACTATTGGAGGAACAATTGCATGCGATACGGTAA
- the thiM gene encoding hydroxyethylthiazole kinase has product MSYLERVRTQNPLVHNITNIVVAPFTANGLLALGASPFMAYAHEEVADVAKMSGAVVLNIGTLDEKVVEAIRLAGQSANSNNVPVVLDPVGAGATAYRTETVQMLVRELRLTVLRGNVAEVANVIGERWSIKGVDAGQGEGDRIGIAERAAQKLGCVVVITGREDVITDGQTTFLTSNGHALLTQVTGAGCLLSSVIGAFAAIAKPGDDLLGSVVEALAFYGVAAEIAAEHTAELGPGSFQIELLNQLAQVTPDILAERAQIRQIDGGAQ; this is encoded by the coding sequence ATGTCTTATCTGGAACGTGTTCGTACGCAAAATCCGCTTGTTCATAACATTACGAATATTGTCGTTGCGCCGTTTACGGCCAACGGTTTGCTCGCACTAGGTGCATCTCCGTTTATGGCCTATGCACATGAAGAAGTCGCTGATGTTGCCAAGATGTCGGGAGCAGTTGTACTGAACATTGGTACACTGGACGAAAAGGTGGTCGAGGCGATCCGTTTGGCTGGTCAATCAGCTAATTCAAATAACGTACCTGTTGTGCTCGATCCGGTGGGAGCTGGCGCAACCGCCTATCGTACGGAAACCGTTCAGATGCTCGTCCGTGAGCTTCGCCTCACGGTGCTGCGGGGCAATGTGGCGGAAGTTGCCAATGTCATCGGTGAGCGTTGGAGTATCAAAGGTGTGGATGCCGGTCAAGGCGAGGGCGATCGAATTGGAATAGCAGAACGGGCAGCACAAAAACTCGGCTGTGTGGTCGTCATTACCGGACGCGAGGATGTCATTACAGATGGACAAACGACATTCCTGACGAGTAATGGACATGCCCTGCTTACCCAAGTGACTGGTGCAGGCTGCTTGCTCAGCTCGGTAATTGGTGCTTTTGCAGCCATAGCGAAACCGGGAGACGACTTGCTCGGCAGTGTTGTGGAGGCACTCGCTTTCTATGGTGTTGCAGCAGAGATTGCGGCGGAACATACCGCTGAGCTGGGACCGGGCAGCTTCCAGATCGAATTGCTGAATCAACTGGCTCAAGTGACACCTGACATTCTCGCAGAGCGGGCACAGATTCGCCAGATTGATGGGGGTGCGCAATGA
- a CDS encoding ABC transporter substrate-binding protein, whose protein sequence is MNKKHFYSLLPILLMTLLLIVSGCGNTVTNTPATDSNFNANDTESSAIETPSASKDKLSIMLDWYPNAVHSFIYAAQEKGYFADQGLDVDIQMPADTNDSLKLVAAGKIDLALSYQPQILLARGENIPVRSIAAVVRHPLVHLLTEADGKVKSPKDLEGQTVGYSSIPLYEAMVRTMISQDGGNPDKMNLVDVGFDLIPSLASGQADAIMGGFINHEQLILEKEGHAMKSINPVDYGVPDYYELVLTASDAGIEAKKDQLTRFIKAIQEGQKYVTEYPENALNILLAHENETSPLDPEIETKSLNILLPLMNEESQPFGSQDASSWENVRAWLVQSELIPDTVKAEDAFINLQGE, encoded by the coding sequence ATGAACAAAAAGCATTTCTATTCCCTGCTCCCCATTCTGCTTATGACCCTGTTGCTGATCGTCAGCGGATGCGGAAATACGGTTACCAATACACCTGCTACAGATTCAAATTTCAATGCAAACGATACAGAATCATCTGCAATAGAAACGCCATCGGCATCCAAAGACAAGCTGTCCATCATGCTCGATTGGTACCCGAATGCAGTGCATTCCTTCATCTATGCTGCTCAGGAAAAAGGTTACTTCGCGGATCAAGGTCTGGATGTCGATATCCAGATGCCTGCCGATACCAATGACTCACTCAAACTTGTTGCCGCCGGGAAAATCGATCTGGCACTAAGCTACCAGCCGCAAATCTTGCTCGCTCGTGGGGAGAACATTCCTGTACGTTCGATTGCAGCCGTCGTTCGTCATCCGCTTGTGCATCTGTTGACCGAAGCAGACGGTAAAGTGAAGTCACCAAAAGATCTCGAAGGGCAGACGGTTGGCTATTCCTCAATCCCTCTGTATGAAGCGATGGTGCGTACCATGATCAGCCAGGATGGCGGTAATCCCGACAAGATGAATCTGGTGGATGTGGGATTTGACCTGATCCCTTCCCTGGCTTCCGGACAGGCAGATGCCATTATGGGTGGTTTTATTAACCATGAACAATTGATTCTGGAAAAGGAAGGCCATGCCATGAAATCGATCAATCCTGTCGATTACGGTGTACCTGATTATTATGAACTGGTCCTCACTGCAAGTGATGCGGGCATTGAAGCGAAAAAGGATCAGCTTACCCGCTTCATTAAAGCGATACAAGAAGGACAGAAATATGTGACAGAGTACCCTGAGAACGCGCTGAACATTCTGCTCGCACATGAGAACGAAACGTCTCCTCTTGACCCGGAGATCGAAACCAAAAGTCTGAATATTTTACTGCCCTTGATGAATGAAGAAAGTCAGCCGTTTGGCAGTCAGGACGCCTCGTCCTGGGAAAATGTTCGGGCATGGTTGGTTCAAAGTGAACTGATTCCGGATACCGTGAAGGCTGAGGATGCTTTTATTAATCTACAGGGCGAGTAA